The following is a genomic window from Actinomycetota bacterium.
GGTTGTGTCTAGAGTAATCCAGCTCGTATCAGCTTTGCTCGTACCTCCTGTAGTTGTTGAGGAACTGGGGCTTGATTCCTCTGGCGGAGGAGGCGGGTTATATGTAACCCGCATTGTCTTTTCCGTCTTTTGTCCTTTGACGTTCTCTGACAGTATTATGAGTTTGTTCTCGCCAGCAACCAAGTCCGCGTCAAAATTAAAGGTTCCGTCCTTTTCTATATCTCTCACAACTGAGTTGAAAAATAGCCAACAACCTGCATCAGTAACTCCGGTAATTGTGATCTTTGGCTTGTCGGTAATGGTTTTGTCTTTAGGTTGAATAATTGAAAGACGCGGAGGTAAAGCAGGTTTTGACTTAAGAAGAATCGCAGCCCCAGCGATAGTTCCAATTAACAAGAAGACAAGACTTCCTGCTGCTATAGCGCTAAATAATTGGCTGCTCTTATTTTTCGCTGACGCAGGAGGCTGGAAAGATATTTTATCTTCAAAAGGTTGGCCACAACTCCGACAAAACTTCGCGTCTTCTTCGTTTCGAGCTCCACACTTTGAGCAATTCATTGGCCTCAGCGCCTCTCTCGACTAATTACTCTGATATTGCACAGTTATGCCGTGCAGCTTGATTATTGGGTCGCCTGATCCACATGTAGATGCAGATATATCCCTCACAGACATTGAAGTTAACGTACTTGCTGATTGAATGTTTATTGTCAGCATATCAATGGTGCCGGTCCCGCCACCGGGAGCCGCATAAGTAGAAACACCATGTATGTCCGAGCTAGAAGTCGTCGTAACAACACCCGAGTTGGTTATCCACCACTCCCGAATGTTGTAGCCAAGAACCAAGGCGGTACTCCTTGTTGAACCGTCCGTAAAAGAAAAATCTATTGTTCCTATCTGCCTTCCAGAGAATTGCGTATACCCATAACCAGCAGTTAAAAGAATATAGGCGGTCTGAGGTTTTGGAATACTTAATGTTCGAGAAATTACAGTTGGGTAGGTAGTTTGGCCTGTACTTCCTTGCGTGTATTCGCAACCCAGGATAAAAGGCACGCCGTCATAGTTAGGATTTCCACTATATGCTCCCAGACTGCTCTGGTTACTAATTCCTACTTGGGAAAACGCATAGGTTGGCGCCGGAGGAGATGGTGGTGCCGGGGCAGATCCGCCTCCCGGTGATGCGCCCGGGCTGCCCGACTGGCCCGGAGCCGAAGGTGCGCTATTCATAACGGTCTGCGGTGACGTCGAAATCCCGCCGGCCTGGACAACGGTCGCGACGGCAAACCCGCTTAGATCATCCATAGACGCCGTTACGGTAACGGTCCCCAACGCTTGAGCGACCAAAACGCCCTGCGCGTTTACCGCAGCCACAGCAGGATTCGAGCTCTTCCAATCCGTTATAGTAAGTGGCTTTTCTTTGCCGCCGACAGTTATGCCCTTAGCCGCAAAAAGCGTCGCCGCGCCGATGTTGACCGATACCGAACCCGGCGATACAACAACCTGCATAATCGCTTCTTCTGGATTCTTCATTGTCCGCGCCCTCGCCAGGAATTTCTTTTCATTTTCCATCAATGTGCCATATTCGGAAGCGACCATCTTGAACCGTACTTTCCCGGCGTCCTTCGGCGGAATCCATGCTGAATATCTAAATGTTGTCTCTTTCCCAGACTTAACCGACGACAACTTCCACATTACGGCAGGGTCTTTGTTGAGCACCTTGTACGGTTTATTGACAAAGTCAATACGGCTAACGTTCTCCGCGAACAATTTCGGGATATTCTCGACAATTGCCATATTCTTCTCCGCCTTCTTGTTCTTGTTTGTTAGTGTTAAGACCATTGCGTATTCATAACCGAGTTTAGCGTCGCGCAATTCCAGCCTCCGGTTAAGAGTAACCCCTTTCCGCAACATGACCGTTCCCAGGTTTTTTGTATATATGGGTTTGGTCAACTCGGAACCGTGGCTTCGCAACAAATACCAGCCTGTTATGGCGCCCACGCCAATGAGGACTCCAAGAACCATTAAACCAACGACAAGCACGCGCCTGCTTTTACCCTTGGGCTTAGGAATATCTGCCGCTTCAACAGAAACGGCGGCACTCTCTACTTCCGCTAAAGCCGGCTTTTCAATAACCTCGACCTTGGCTCCGCACTTCTTACAGAATTTGTTCGCCGCTTTTAAAGGAGCCCCGCATGTCTGACAAAGTGCGGCATCTTTTTTTTCACCCATTGCTATCCCCCGAGCGTAGATCCGCATTTCTCGCAAAATCTGTCTTCAGCCGCTGCCTTAGCGCCACAGCTTGAGCAAAATGAACTGGCTGAGTTGATATTACTACTGCCGCTGACTGGAGTCCGGGTTTGCGAATATCCATCAGACGGCTGAGTCTCCTTAATCGCTTGCGCTCGCTGAAAAAACCCGACAACCATAACGACAACACCAATAATGGCCACTATCGCACTTAGAACCTGCAAACCCTGCATCTGGGCTTGCCTCGACGCCAAGTCAGAGTTGCCCAAACCAATCGCAAACTGTACCAGACCGTTTTGGTATTGCACCAACTGCTGCCCCAAAAAGATATATCCAGCCACCCCGAGCACCGTCATTAACGTTCCGGTGAGAATCAAATCCTTGCCCTTCATCTTGCCCCCTATTTAACCTCTGAAAGATCGTATTCATCGTCTTTCCATTGTCCGTTGATTTTCTTCAGATAGTGGTATCCCTTAAAAGACGACGTAATATACTGACCGTTTACTAACTCAACGGTCGTTATTCTTACCAAAACTTTCGCGCTGCTATCATCGTGACTCTCGACGTTTAGTTCTTCAAATTCTGTTGATTTGTGATTCTTATAAAAATCCGAATACTCCTGAAGGCTCATTGATTGCTTCTTCTTCTCTGTGAAGTCGGCATAAGCCCCAGCAATATCGCCTCTATCAAGTTTCGCATAGTGGTCTTTTATAAACGTTTCTATTCCTATGACTTCCTCGCTCTTTGTGCTATTAGACGACTGACTTTCCTGCTTCGTTGTGCTAGCAGTCTTTCCTGCTGTTGCCTTAGCTTTGGTCTGTCTGTCAACCCATATTCTAAAACCAAAAAACGATCCTCCGATAATAAATAAAGCTAATGCTATGGTTGAGACTGATATTAATAGTATTCTCCGGTTCCCACCGTTCATTTCTTCTTCAACAGGAATCTCTTGTTGGTTAAAATCTGCTTGCGCGGGTGCTAACGCACTCCCGCATTTCTTACAGAACTTATTAGCTGATTTTACAGGCGCCCCACACTTGTGGCAGAAACTAGACTCCAACGATTATCACCTGATTTTGACTAGTGCTTGTATCCGCACGAAGGACAGAACTTATCTCCTTCTTCTATTTCCGAACCGCACTCCGGACATACAGTGGAACCAGCCTCTTCTTCATCTTCCACAGCCGTCTTATCAATGGCTGGAATCGGCGCTCCGCAACCCGCGCAGAAGGCATCGCCTTCTTTCAACACTTTCCCACATTGTTCACAATTCTTTATTGCTGCTCCGCCGTCAGATTCAACTATCTCAGCTTCAGCAACGATGGGAGGGGGTTGTGGCAAAGTCGATGGAGTCGATACAGGAATTGTCGTCGCTGTCATGGCTTGATGAAGCCCGATACTAGCGCTCATTGCATTCACCAGCATCCGTTTGCCCCTAATCTGGACCAAACTAGGTCCGACAGCACTCACCGTTACAACTTCAGTTTTTCCAGCGAACAAAGCATATAGGAGTCCGGGAACAACCCAAATCAGCAAAAGAATCCCTGTAATCAGACAAGACGCTTTGGTGTCACGCGCAAAGACGATCACGTTTTCGCTTTGACTACGAATGAAGAACTTCCGAGATCCCATGTAATGGACAGCAGCATCTTTTACGCTATTAAAGGATTGGCTAGTTGAGAATTGTTCGGTCACTGTTGAATTCGCGTAAATGATATACCCGATAACTGCAATGCCTACCAAGGACGAGAACCCCATAAAGACTCCGACCGAAGAGTCCCCCGATGCCGCTAACGCCGTTCTGGGGATAAAGATAAACAGCCAGGTTGCTAACCATGCGATGAGCCTGATGTTTTTTAGACCTTTCATGTACCCTCCAAAATTATGAAAATATTATTCAGACAGCTTAGTTTGAATCGACTGTTCCCCACGCTAATGCGGCTATGCCCTCTTGAGGAACGTTGCTTAGTTTTTGCCTGTTTGAACCATCTTTGTTCATGACCCAGACTTCTGACACTGAGCTCGATGTCGGAGATGAAAGAAACGCAATTTGGCTGCCGCTAGGTGACCATATTGGTAGTGAGTTTTTTCGATCAGTAGAGTTCGTTACGTTTAAAAGGCTTGTCCCGTCCATGTTCAACACCCAGATATCGCCTTTGCTTGAAAACACAATCTTCTGGTTGTCCTGCGAAAAGACAAGCTCTTTTAAGACTTCTGTGTCTATTGATGTTGTGAATATACCTGTATCTTCAAATGGAAACTTCTCAAGTATTGTGTTTAACGCCGGCAAAGGCGTTCTACTGCCTTCAAAACCAATTATTTCAAAATCAGTTTTTGGTTTCCAAGTCTGATTGCTGCCATAAGGATCCGGGTTCTTACCTTCCCTTACGTATGCAAGAAATCCTGACTTGTCCGAAAAAGTCTCGCAGACATACACCCTCAACTCATCGCCTACAATTGAAGTGACTTTGACGTCTGTCCCGGCTTTTGTTAGCGATATTAGGTTGTATTGCCGTTGCGTCCAGGTTTTATCAATAAAATCGAAATCTTGAAACCCGATAAGACTCGCCGAGTCCTCGGACCACGCAAAACCAGGTAAACCGCTTGTCAGTTTAATGCTGCTTTCAAATACTGGATTCTTAGGTATGTCCAACACTTTTTTACTGTCTTTGCCATCACCATCCGCTGCTGCAATGTATAACGACGCCCCGTCCTCCGAAATCATTGAAACTGTCGTACCGTCGGGCGATATGGTTGGTTGCGTAAACTTGGGGG
Proteins encoded in this region:
- a CDS encoding zinc-ribbon domain-containing protein, which produces MNCSKCGARNEEDAKFCRSCGQPFEDKISFQPPASAKNKSSQLFSAIAAGSLVFLLIGTIAGAAILLKSKPALPPRLSIIQPKDKTITDKPKITITGVTDAGCWLFFNSVVRDIEKDGTFNFDADLVAGENKLIILSENVKGQKTEKTMRVTYNPPPPPEESSPSSSTTTGGTSKADTSWITLDTTPNQIVARIGLPTAMLQQFLGITDADMGKALRDLGGDQAVSSAQSLVAQFGGQ
- a CDS encoding zinc ribbon domain-containing protein, coding for MGEKKDAALCQTCGAPLKAANKFCKKCGAKVEVIEKPALAEVESAAVSVEAADIPKPKGKSRRVLVVGLMVLGVLIGVGAITGWYLLRSHGSELTKPIYTKNLGTVMLRKGVTLNRRLELRDAKLGYEYAMVLTLTNKNKKAEKNMAIVENIPKLFAENVSRIDFVNKPYKVLNKDPAVMWKLSSVKSGKETTFRYSAWIPPKDAGKVRFKMVASEYGTLMENEKKFLARARTMKNPEEAIMQVVVSPGSVSVNIGAATLFAAKGITVGGKEKPLTITDWKSSNPAVAAVNAQGVLVAQALGTVTVTASMDDLSGFAVATVVQAGGISTSPQTVMNSAPSAPGQSGSPGASPGGGSAPAPPSPPAPTYAFSQVGISNQSSLGAYSGNPNYDGVPFILGCEYTQGSTGQTTYPTVISRTLSIPKPQTAYILLTAGYGYTQFSGRQIGTIDFSFTDGSTRSTALVLGYNIREWWITNSGVVTTTSSSDIHGVSTYAAPGGGTGTIDMLTINIQSASTLTSMSVRDISASTCGSGDPIIKLHGITVQYQSN
- a CDS encoding zinc ribbon domain-containing protein, which gives rise to MKGKDLILTGTLMTVLGVAGYIFLGQQLVQYQNGLVQFAIGLGNSDLASRQAQMQGLQVLSAIVAIIGVVVMVVGFFQRAQAIKETQPSDGYSQTRTPVSGSSNINSASSFCSSCGAKAAAEDRFCEKCGSTLGG
- a CDS encoding zinc-ribbon domain-containing protein codes for the protein MESSFCHKCGAPVKSANKFCKKCGSALAPAQADFNQQEIPVEEEMNGGNRRILLISVSTIALALFIIGGSFFGFRIWVDRQTKAKATAGKTASTTKQESQSSNSTKSEEVIGIETFIKDHYAKLDRGDIAGAYADFTEKKKQSMSLQEYSDFYKNHKSTEFEELNVESHDDSSAKVLVRITTVELVNGQYITSSFKGYHYLKKINGQWKDDEYDLSEVK
- a CDS encoding zinc ribbon domain-containing protein, which produces MKGLKNIRLIAWLATWLFIFIPRTALAASGDSSVGVFMGFSSLVGIAVIGYIIYANSTVTEQFSTSQSFNSVKDAAVHYMGSRKFFIRSQSENVIVFARDTKASCLITGILLLIWVVPGLLYALFAGKTEVVTVSAVGPSLVQIRGKRMLVNAMSASIGLHQAMTATTIPVSTPSTLPQPPPIVAEAEIVESDGGAAIKNCEQCGKVLKEGDAFCAGCGAPIPAIDKTAVEDEEEAGSTVCPECGSEIEEGDKFCPSCGYKH
- a CDS encoding zinc-ribbon domain-containing protein: MFCPKCGAQNEEDAKFCESCGFNLATDENQTSKDQDANQTSKGLFWDKPKLMVAAAAAIILMLLGGLAIAALRSDKESSSTQAPSASEESSVPKSQTREALLLISPITKQSYDNPALKLGVYEVDTKAGSINQLSSLPIGFKGAVSYKDSTIHSSLSISTWKYIYEESGIIKVRSFIGGGETNLNWKKDEFSATPKFTQPTISPDGTTVSMISEDGASLYIAAADGDGKDSKKVLDIPKNPVFESSIKLTSGLPGFAWSEDSASLIGFQDFDFIDKTWTQRQYNLISLTKAGTDVKVTSIVGDELRVYVCETFSDKSGFLAYVREGKNPDPYGSNQTWKPKTDFEIIGFEGSRTPLPALNTILEKFPFEDTGIFTTSIDTEVLKELVFSQDNQKIVFSSKGDIWVLNMDGTSLLNVTNSTDRKNSLPIWSPSGSQIAFLSSPTSSSVSEVWVMNKDGSNRQKLSNVPQEGIAALAWGTVDSN